From the genome of Spirosomataceae bacterium TFI 002, one region includes:
- a CDS encoding RNA-directed DNA polymerase, which translates to MKKRVKDLAYTLKIDKGLLLKLSSSLDSNESSFYKNWDEPKTDEKGQPRFENGKPLTRPINAPINKLKFVQSRLLNNVLYKLKLPEYFFGGLKKKDAVLNARYHQGNKFFFLTDLKDFYPSVHFSSVETALRKEGFYPDVAKLITRISTKEGAIPQGCPTSSFLASLVVFHSCGDLFEKYKNDGLKVSVYVDDITISSPIDFKERTPQILEELRNRGLKINFKKTHYCTHNPIVTGIQVKNNGISPLPHTFERSVDLTRSVASRNGHIERIKYVKRIADKKNAP; encoded by the coding sequence ATGAAGAAAAGAGTAAAAGATTTAGCTTATACCTTAAAAATAGATAAAGGATTACTTTTAAAACTATCTTCCTCTCTTGATTCAAACGAAAGTAGTTTTTACAAAAATTGGGATGAACCTAAAACTGACGAAAAAGGACAGCCAAGGTTTGAAAATGGCAAACCTTTAACAAGACCAATAAACGCCCCCATCAACAAATTGAAATTTGTTCAATCTAGATTATTGAACAATGTCTTGTATAAATTAAAACTACCTGAATATTTTTTTGGAGGCTTAAAGAAAAAAGATGCCGTTTTAAACGCACGATATCATCAAGGAAACAAGTTTTTTTTCCTCACCGATTTAAAAGATTTTTACCCATCCGTTCATTTTTCTAGTGTCGAAACAGCCTTGAGAAAAGAAGGCTTTTATCCAGATGTAGCAAAGTTAATAACACGTATTTCTACTAAAGAAGGAGCTATTCCCCAAGGATGTCCAACTTCTTCATTTTTAGCCTCATTAGTTGTTTTTCACAGTTGTGGTGACCTATTTGAAAAATATAAGAATGACGGACTGAAAGTTTCTGTTTATGTAGATGATATAACAATTTCAAGTCCGATTGATTTCAAAGAAAGGACACCTCAAATATTAGAGGAACTGCGAAATCGTGGTTTGAAAATAAATTTTAAAAAGACTCATTATTGTACCCATAATCCGATAGTTACGGGAATTCAAGTTAAAAATAACGGAATTAGTCCATTGCCTCACACATTTGAAAGGTCAGTTGATTTGACTAGAAGTGTAGCTTCTAGAAATGGACATATTGAACGAATAAAGTATGTGAAAAGAATAGCGGACAAAAAAAACGCACCCTAA
- a CDS encoding Fic family protein, translated as MIEQAPAYNNEENTISLMVELQSNGILKNIQDEYLYWDKVKYKSKKYSPEELWNAVKLHRVLKSTKIGFGKYAFSYVITDFMQRALHQFDMHIGGTLGSNIGIAETDKTKFIISSLIEESISSSQIEGANTTRKRAKEMIQLEKKPKSKSEIMIMNNFITMKHIVQNKDKDLTPENILYIHKLISNQTLDDPKDEGQFRDNNEVHVVDYTKGEIVHNPPAFKELESLIEELCTFFNNDTKDFIHPIIKGCVIHFMIGWIHPFTDGNGRAARALFYWYMLKKGYWLTEYLSISRIIQDTKVQYEKAYLYTESDENDLSYFITYHIRTMEKAYDALKEYISRKQKEVSQAGKFMKIPLVNERTAQILKILNDDPDRIFSTKEIESRFNISNFTARSDLKSLVKLGFLEAIQVNKKKQNFIKSKDFDKIVKQSKL; from the coding sequence ATGATAGAACAAGCCCCAGCATATAACAATGAAGAGAATACAATCTCTTTAATGGTAGAATTACAGTCGAATGGAATACTAAAAAATATTCAGGATGAATATTTGTACTGGGATAAAGTAAAATATAAATCAAAAAAATATTCACCTGAGGAGCTGTGGAATGCCGTTAAACTACACAGGGTGCTTAAAAGTACAAAGATAGGATTTGGCAAATATGCATTTTCTTATGTTATAACTGATTTTATGCAAAGGGCTTTACATCAGTTTGATATGCACATTGGCGGTACGCTCGGGAGTAATATAGGAATAGCAGAAACTGATAAAACAAAATTCATAATAAGTTCACTTATAGAGGAATCGATTTCAAGTAGCCAGATTGAAGGAGCCAACACGACGCGAAAAAGGGCAAAAGAAATGATTCAATTAGAGAAAAAGCCTAAGAGTAAGTCTGAAATAATGATAATGAACAATTTCATAACCATGAAGCATATTGTTCAAAATAAAGACAAAGATCTTACGCCGGAAAATATACTTTACATTCATAAATTAATTTCTAATCAAACTTTAGATGACCCAAAAGATGAAGGCCAGTTTAGAGATAATAATGAAGTCCATGTGGTAGATTATACCAAAGGTGAAATTGTACACAACCCTCCAGCTTTTAAAGAATTGGAAAGCCTGATAGAAGAGTTATGTACCTTCTTTAATAATGATACCAAAGATTTTATTCATCCAATTATAAAAGGCTGCGTTATTCATTTTATGATAGGGTGGATTCACCCATTTACCGATGGAAACGGAAGAGCAGCAAGAGCTTTGTTCTATTGGTATATGCTGAAAAAAGGGTATTGGCTTACCGAATACCTTTCTATTTCTAGAATAATTCAAGACACAAAAGTACAGTATGAGAAAGCTTACCTTTATACGGAGTCTGACGAAAATGATTTAAGCTACTTTATAACTTATCATATCAGAACAATGGAGAAAGCTTATGACGCTCTCAAAGAGTATATAAGCAGAAAACAAAAAGAAGTTTCTCAAGCTGGAAAGTTCATGAAGATTCCATTGGTAAATGAAAGGACCGCTCAAATACTTAAGATTTTAAATGATGACCCTGATAGAATCTTTAGTACTAAAGAAATTGAATCTAGGTTTAATATTTCAAATTTTACCGCAAGGTCAGATTTGAAATCGCTAGTGAAACTTGGATTTCTGGAAGCTATACAAGTAAATAAGAAAAAGCAAAACTTTATTAAATCGAAAGATTTCGATAAGATAGTAAAGCAGAGTAAACTCTAA
- a CDS encoding 5-methylcytosine-specific restriction enzyme B, whose translation MTQEELIINWSDKILQHLLKLKEEKHPELTFWLRKQDSERLRKGYWFQGSHYIFLGLVNKGDWKNKTRQAGLVFNFWNIENPNAYLELAFQSETDTQIIQAYEEIVKKIGGFEQKGKGNYYKHYTGTDFIKIINSFYSNDWEVFKNIFNKYDLAEELIIPEGKFKSLLNRTLQVKENRDIVLPKDTTNEPDDDINYWWLNANPKIWSISKHNVGQKQTYTTHNEKGNKRRIYKHFEAAKRGDLMVGYESSPTKQIKAIYEITQGIHNTTNGEEIEFELIEKLEIPIHWNDLKNNPSLQECEVFINNQGSLFKLTEEEYEVIREIIDNKNILTEKLLQSENIKSYKFSEDPDKPFISESDFSNTVSLLKRKKNIILQGPPGVGKTFIARKIAYEIMQEVKDTNIEMVQFHQSYSYEDFIQGLRPTLKGGFDLRDGIFYSFCQRALAHPERPFFFIIDEINRGNLSKIFGELMMLIEADKREEKFALKLTYAEDEEDRFYVPNNLFIIGTMNTADRSLAIVDYALRRRFAFVSLQPDYGLNFRSFLNDKGLSEGMIEHICSSISKLNNKIKEDVNLGEGFQIGHSYFCTYKNDGNENQWWSEILNFELNPLLEEIWFDDLSKVSDTIKQLSR comes from the coding sequence ATGACACAAGAAGAACTAATAATAAATTGGAGCGACAAAATCCTTCAGCACTTACTTAAACTCAAAGAAGAAAAGCATCCTGAGTTAACCTTTTGGCTTAGAAAACAAGATAGTGAAAGACTTCGAAAAGGATATTGGTTTCAAGGCAGTCATTATATTTTTCTTGGATTAGTTAATAAAGGTGATTGGAAAAATAAAACCCGTCAAGCAGGTTTGGTTTTTAATTTTTGGAACATAGAAAACCCCAATGCCTATTTAGAATTGGCATTTCAAAGTGAAACTGATACACAAATTATTCAAGCCTATGAAGAAATAGTAAAGAAAATTGGTGGGTTTGAACAGAAAGGTAAAGGCAATTATTATAAACATTACACTGGAACAGATTTCATTAAAATTATCAATTCCTTTTATTCAAACGATTGGGAAGTATTTAAAAATATATTTAATAAATATGATCTTGCGGAAGAACTAATTATTCCAGAAGGCAAGTTTAAAAGTTTGTTAAACAGAACTCTCCAAGTTAAGGAGAATAGAGATATTGTCTTACCAAAAGATACTACAAATGAACCCGATGACGATATAAATTATTGGTGGTTAAATGCTAATCCTAAAATTTGGTCAATTAGCAAACATAACGTTGGTCAGAAACAAACATATACTACCCATAACGAAAAAGGGAATAAAAGAAGAATTTACAAACACTTTGAAGCTGCCAAAAGAGGTGATTTAATGGTTGGATATGAAAGTTCTCCAACCAAACAAATAAAGGCTATCTACGAAATCACACAAGGTATTCATAACACAACTAATGGTGAGGAAATCGAGTTTGAATTGATTGAAAAATTGGAAATCCCTATTCATTGGAATGATTTAAAAAATAATCCTTCTCTTCAAGAATGTGAAGTTTTCATCAATAACCAAGGTAGTTTATTCAAATTAACGGAGGAGGAATATGAAGTAATAAGAGAGATAATTGATAATAAAAACATTCTCACCGAGAAACTTCTTCAATCTGAAAATATCAAGAGTTACAAATTTTCAGAAGACCCTGATAAACCATTTATAAGTGAATCTGATTTTTCTAATACTGTTTCATTGTTAAAAAGGAAGAAAAACATAATCCTTCAAGGCCCTCCAGGTGTTGGTAAGACTTTTATAGCAAGAAAAATCGCATACGAAATTATGCAAGAGGTGAAAGACACTAACATTGAAATGGTGCAATTTCACCAATCCTATAGTTATGAAGATTTTATTCAAGGGCTTCGCCCAACTCTAAAAGGTGGTTTCGATTTACGAGATGGTATCTTCTACTCCTTTTGTCAAAGAGCATTAGCTCACCCAGAGCGTCCTTTCTTTTTTATTATTGACGAAATAAATCGAGGCAATCTGAGTAAGATATTTGGAGAGTTAATGATGCTTATTGAAGCGGATAAGAGAGAAGAAAAATTTGCATTAAAACTCACTTATGCAGAAGACGAAGAAGACAGATTCTACGTGCCTAATAATCTTTTCATAATCGGAACTATGAACACCGCAGACCGTTCACTAGCAATAGTTGATTATGCTTTAAGAAGAAGGTTTGCTTTTGTTTCGCTACAACCTGATTATGGATTAAACTTCCGGTCGTTTTTGAATGATAAAGGCTTATCAGAAGGAATGATTGAACACATATGTTCTTCAATATCTAAACTAAATAATAAAATTAAAGAGGATGTTAATCTTGGCGAAGGCTTCCAAATTGGGCATAGCTACTTTTGTACCTACAAGAATGACGGAAATGAAAATCAGTGGTGGTCAGAAATATTAAATTTTGAATTAAACCCCTTATTAGAAGAGATTTGGTTTGATGACTTATCAAAAGTTTCTGATACGATAAAACAGCTTTCAAGATAG
- a CDS encoding 5-methylcytosine-specific restriction enzyme subunit McrC, translating to MAIPIENIYFLLCYAWNKLEEKERVEVSIDDKTELLDLFSKVLITSSKLLLKRGIDKSYIDYVEEISGVKGKIEISQTLKRNLFFKQKTVCTYDDFSANILTNQILVSTIYRLTRTKGIDPILKMELAKLEKKFLGIDLIEIKVSHFKQVKLNRNNRFYGFVMNVCYLIYESTFPSEEKGKYKFSDFTRDDNKMNQLFEAFIRNFYRIEQKKFNTVKKEIIKWQFQHTDIESYQYLPQMETDISLENEEQKVIIDAKYYRETMTINYNKERIKSSNLYQLFSYLLNQQDGSEKTKNATGILLYPTIEKDYDLDFKYNDHNIQIRTVNLNSNWRNISTRLKEIINT from the coding sequence ATGGCAATCCCAATTGAAAATATATACTTTTTACTATGTTATGCTTGGAACAAGCTAGAAGAAAAGGAGCGAGTTGAAGTTTCCATTGACGATAAAACGGAACTACTTGATTTATTTTCCAAAGTGCTAATCACCTCTTCAAAATTACTTCTCAAAAGAGGAATTGATAAAAGCTATATTGACTACGTGGAAGAAATTTCGGGTGTTAAAGGTAAAATCGAGATAAGTCAAACTCTCAAAAGAAATTTATTTTTCAAACAAAAAACTGTTTGTACGTATGATGATTTTTCTGCCAATATTCTCACAAATCAAATTTTAGTTTCAACAATTTACAGACTTACAAGAACAAAAGGTATTGACCCCATTCTAAAAATGGAATTGGCAAAACTGGAAAAAAAGTTTTTAGGGATTGACCTAATTGAAATAAAAGTAAGTCACTTCAAGCAAGTTAAGCTAAACAGAAATAATCGGTTTTATGGGTTTGTGATGAATGTTTGTTATTTGATTTATGAAAGCACTTTCCCGTCAGAAGAAAAAGGAAAATACAAATTTTCTGATTTCACAAGGGACGACAACAAAATGAATCAGTTATTTGAAGCTTTTATTCGTAATTTTTATCGGATTGAGCAAAAGAAATTCAATACTGTAAAGAAAGAAATTATTAAATGGCAATTTCAACATACTGACATAGAAAGTTATCAGTATTTACCTCAAATGGAAACTGACATCTCATTAGAAAATGAAGAGCAGAAAGTAATAATTGATGCTAAATATTATAGAGAGACAATGACCATCAATTACAACAAAGAGAGAATTAAGTCATCTAACCTATATCAGTTGTTCAGCTACCTCCTAAATCAACAAGACGGAAGTGAGAAAACTAAGAATGCGACAGGAATTCTATTGTATCCAACAATTGAAAAGGATTATGATTTGGATTTTAAGTATAACGACCATAACATTCAAATACGGACTGTAAATCTAAATTCGAATTGGAGAAATATATCAACCAGACTAAAAGAAATAATAAATACTTGA
- a CDS encoding 3-oxoacyl-[acyl-carrier protein] reductase codes for MSDLRHKKAIITGGGRGLGKATAMAFAKEGIDIAITGRNEKVLKETVSELESLGVKAIYSVFDVGNYEEVKSSIADIIKTLGSVDILVNNAGIAAVGTFNEMEVSQWEKIIQTNVMGMYYVTKEVLPHLLAKNEGDIINVSSTAGLTGNPNISAYSASKFAVIGMSESLMKEVRKNNIRVCTLTPSTIESDMTIELGIASKDSQETVLQPKDFADLILAGLKLPRRAMLKGAALWSTNP; via the coding sequence ATGAGCGATTTAAGACACAAAAAAGCCATCATCACAGGCGGTGGAAGGGGATTAGGCAAAGCAACCGCCATGGCATTTGCCAAAGAAGGAATCGATATAGCAATAACTGGTAGAAATGAAAAAGTTTTGAAAGAAACCGTTTCCGAATTGGAAAGCCTTGGAGTGAAAGCTATTTATTCAGTTTTCGATGTGGGCAACTATGAAGAAGTTAAAAGCAGTATTGCTGACATTATAAAAACTTTAGGCTCGGTAGATATTTTGGTAAATAATGCTGGAATTGCCGCAGTAGGGACATTTAACGAAATGGAGGTAAGCCAATGGGAGAAAATTATACAAACCAATGTAATGGGAATGTATTATGTAACCAAGGAGGTTTTGCCACACTTACTGGCCAAAAACGAAGGTGACATCATTAATGTTTCTTCTACGGCAGGACTAACCGGAAATCCAAATATCTCTGCCTACTCCGCTTCCAAATTCGCCGTGATAGGAATGTCAGAATCACTAATGAAGGAGGTTAGAAAAAACAATATTAGGGTATGCACCCTAACCCCAAGCACCATAGAATCCGACATGACAATAGAGCTGGGTATTGCCAGCAAGGATTCTCAAGAAACAGTGTTACAGCCCAAAGACTTCGCCGATCTCATACTTGCAGGACTTAAACTCCCAAGGAGAGCTATGCTAAAAGGAGCTGCTTTATGGTCTACAAATCCGTAG
- a CDS encoding Lactonase, 7-bladed beta-propeller: MNSIKRYLLSIIVLLSHYCSAQVSSDLMLYRKDVKNISANNTVTITSYEKDGSHYVYAGGFGSVDVFSMNQEGKLSPISKHDLYMQKGPARGMVADNINGTDFLFIANKHGNVIETFKILENGSLERVSLVEDTDETHLGTAITLQVIHMKQSSYLFIGGLEETPGLSSFKIHDDGKLTHVQSMKDDDNIFTDGIIGMFIHKINGKTYLYTSGFQDNGVSSFSVEDDGTFKNINNIADNNTDRYLTGAYPVTGVTLGNNNYVVVGHRHHKYYESNGFIKNPDFFYHGDGVSVFKVNNKGALVPHFVLKDDENTKLQGQTRIEIISVNDKEAILAVGTRDDASIQLCRLNADGILSPINYLETGFSIYYGLRSHKIGNDNFLIAGSNRFDLKQIATYKISPTINRKGKLLRHVVNLKYKAEATQQQIRDAEKVFVDLKNEIPEIADIEWGINDSEEGASKGFTHTFTLTFKDEHAREIYLFHKAHLDLVSKVGPIIADVFVMDYWTTNN; the protein is encoded by the coding sequence ATGAATTCCATAAAAAGATACCTTCTTAGTATCATTGTGCTACTATCTCATTATTGTTCGGCTCAAGTTTCTAGTGACTTGATGCTATATAGAAAAGATGTCAAAAACATTTCTGCCAATAACACAGTAACCATTACAAGCTATGAAAAAGACGGCTCGCATTATGTATACGCTGGTGGCTTTGGCAGTGTAGACGTGTTTAGCATGAATCAAGAAGGCAAACTAAGCCCAATAAGCAAACACGATCTTTATATGCAAAAAGGGCCAGCCAGAGGCATGGTTGCGGACAATATCAACGGCACAGACTTTCTATTTATAGCGAACAAACATGGCAATGTCATTGAAACTTTCAAAATTCTAGAAAATGGCTCACTTGAGCGAGTCTCCCTAGTAGAAGATACCGATGAAACACACCTTGGAACCGCCATCACTTTACAGGTGATCCACATGAAACAATCTTCGTATCTCTTTATTGGAGGTTTAGAAGAAACTCCAGGCTTGAGTAGTTTCAAAATTCATGATGACGGAAAACTAACACACGTACAGTCCATGAAAGACGATGACAACATCTTCACCGATGGAATCATTGGCATGTTTATTCATAAAATAAACGGTAAAACATATTTATATACTAGTGGTTTTCAGGATAATGGCGTAAGTAGTTTTAGTGTTGAAGACGATGGAACCTTTAAAAACATCAACAACATTGCAGATAACAATACGGACAGATATTTAACTGGAGCGTACCCAGTTACTGGCGTCACCCTCGGAAACAACAACTACGTAGTTGTAGGTCACAGGCACCATAAATATTATGAATCCAATGGATTCATTAAAAATCCAGACTTCTTTTACCATGGCGATGGTGTAAGCGTTTTCAAGGTGAACAATAAGGGAGCTTTGGTACCACACTTTGTACTAAAAGACGATGAAAACACGAAACTCCAAGGACAAACCAGAATAGAAATTATATCTGTAAACGATAAGGAAGCCATATTGGCTGTGGGCACCCGAGACGATGCCAGTATTCAACTCTGTAGATTAAATGCAGATGGAATTCTTAGCCCTATAAACTATCTCGAAACAGGGTTTTCTATCTACTATGGCCTACGCTCACATAAAATAGGCAATGACAATTTCCTTATTGCGGGCTCCAATAGGTTTGATTTAAAACAAATAGCTACATACAAGATCTCTCCCACAATCAATAGAAAAGGTAAGCTATTAAGGCATGTAGTCAACCTCAAATACAAAGCAGAAGCTACCCAACAACAAATAAGAGATGCAGAAAAAGTCTTTGTAGACCTGAAGAATGAAATTCCAGAAATCGCAGACATTGAATGGGGAATAAATGACAGTGAAGAAGGTGCCAGCAAAGGCTTCACTCATACTTTTACCCTGACATTTAAGGACGAACATGCCCGCGAAATATACTTATTTCATAAGGCACATTTGGATCTAGTGAGCAAGGTAGGCCCTATCATCGCAGATGTGTTTGTGATGGATTATTGGACAACAAATAACTAA
- a CDS encoding Uncharacterized conserved protein GlcG, DUF336 family, translating to MNLSTKAKFCVFILLTLVANTLNAQITNDITLDKANQAILAAKKNAEASNVLVNIAIVDAGANLKAFVRMDDSYLGSIDVAIKKAKTARYFDIDTGELGKLTQPGGIIYNIEHSNGGLITFPSGIPIKNKQGKIIGAIGVSGGTIEQDRAIATAGASSILD from the coding sequence ATGAACTTAAGTACTAAAGCAAAATTTTGTGTTTTTATACTCTTAACCTTGGTAGCTAATACCCTCAACGCACAAATAACTAACGACATTACACTCGACAAGGCTAACCAAGCCATTCTAGCTGCAAAGAAAAATGCAGAAGCATCAAATGTGCTAGTAAACATTGCCATTGTAGATGCAGGGGCAAACTTGAAGGCATTCGTAAGAATGGATGATTCCTACCTAGGTAGTATAGACGTCGCTATTAAAAAAGCCAAAACTGCTAGATACTTTGATATTGATACTGGAGAATTGGGCAAATTAACCCAACCAGGAGGAATTATTTACAATATTGAGCATTCCAATGGCGGCCTTATCACTTTCCCTAGTGGCATTCCTATTAAAAATAAGCAAGGCAAAATTATAGGAGCCATTGGTGTGAGTGGCGGAACCATAGAGCAAGATAGAGCTATAGCAACAGCTGGAGCAAGTTCGATTCTCGATTAA
- a CDS encoding cAMP-binding domain of CRP or a regulatory subunit of cAMP-dependent protein kinases, protein MKELLKEHIAKNTPFSNTELEEFCQFFNPKIIKKKEYLLRQGQVCKFEGFVVAGCFRVFTIDKRGNENTLYFAAKDWWLMDIDSFTNLTPSDLNIQALEDSTVLLVSQKDKSKLYNTLPHAERFFRIMFQKSIVAWQRRLVRNHSLTAKERYAHFIENYPEIVSKLTDRQTSSYLGITHEFLSKIKKQL, encoded by the coding sequence ATGAAGGAATTATTAAAAGAACATATCGCTAAAAACACACCATTTTCTAATACCGAACTCGAAGAGTTTTGCCAATTCTTCAATCCTAAAATAATAAAGAAGAAGGAGTATTTATTGAGACAAGGTCAAGTTTGTAAATTTGAGGGATTTGTTGTTGCTGGCTGCTTCAGGGTCTTTACAATAGATAAAAGAGGAAACGAAAACACACTATACTTCGCGGCTAAGGACTGGTGGCTAATGGATATTGATAGCTTCACAAATCTAACTCCATCAGATTTAAACATACAAGCTTTGGAAGACAGCACAGTCCTGCTCGTTTCTCAAAAGGACAAATCAAAGCTGTACAATACCCTTCCTCATGCTGAAAGATTCTTTCGCATTATGTTCCAAAAGTCCATCGTTGCTTGGCAAAGACGATTAGTACGAAACCACAGCCTAACTGCCAAAGAACGATACGCACATTTTATAGAAAACTACCCAGAAATTGTTTCTAAACTCACCGACAGGCAAACCTCAAGTTATTTAGGAATCACCCACGAATTTTTAAGTAAAATAAAAAAGCAGCTTTAA
- a CDS encoding NADH dehydrogenase subunit H, whose protein sequence is MIIPLLVFLGLIGANVIISVYVERKFSAFIQDRLGPMEVGKWGLLQLFADLLKLFQKEDIVPAAADKPLFKFAPKLIFMAVFAGFAVIPIAAGLQGSATSTGVFFLLSIVSLDILGILMAGWASNNKYSLLGSMRSVAQIISYEVPLGLSVLCVTVIAQSLDLQEIAMQQGIFSESQNYLFGIKALGIETTNIGGILTWNIFRNPFLIPVYVIFFITTLAECNRAPFDLPEAESELIAGFQTEYSGFRWAFLFLAEYGLMLLMSILGAILFLGAWNTPLPNIGAVKLADWTSGQPFEISGYIWGGLWLFAKAYFNMVLMMWVRWTLPRFRMDQLMYLCWKVLTPFALVLLLISTIWRMFMII, encoded by the coding sequence ATGATCATTCCACTTCTTGTTTTTCTTGGACTCATAGGAGCAAATGTGATCATTAGCGTTTATGTAGAGCGAAAGTTTTCTGCTTTTATCCAAGATAGACTTGGGCCTATGGAAGTAGGTAAATGGGGGCTTTTACAGCTCTTTGCTGACTTACTCAAGCTTTTTCAAAAAGAAGATATAGTACCTGCTGCTGCAGATAAGCCATTATTTAAATTTGCTCCAAAGCTAATTTTCATGGCGGTATTCGCAGGTTTCGCAGTTATTCCTATTGCTGCTGGTTTGCAAGGAAGTGCAACTTCTACCGGTGTTTTCTTCTTACTTTCTATTGTGAGTTTAGACATATTAGGAATCTTAATGGCAGGTTGGGCATCCAATAATAAGTATTCGCTATTGGGTTCAATGAGGTCAGTAGCTCAGATTATTTCTTACGAAGTACCACTTGGCTTGAGTGTGTTATGTGTTACGGTAATAGCTCAAAGTCTTGATTTGCAAGAGATTGCCATGCAGCAAGGTATTTTTTCTGAATCACAGAATTACCTTTTTGGTATCAAAGCCTTAGGAATAGAGACTACCAATATAGGCGGGATATTAACTTGGAATATTTTCAGGAATCCATTCTTGATACCTGTATATGTCATATTCTTTATCACAACGCTTGCCGAGTGTAATAGGGCACCATTTGACCTACCCGAGGCGGAATCTGAATTAATTGCTGGTTTTCAGACCGAGTACAGTGGATTTAGGTGGGCATTCTTGTTTTTAGCAGAATATGGTCTCATGTTGCTGATGTCTATTTTGGGAGCGATCTTATTTCTTGGTGCTTGGAATACCCCATTACCCAATATTGGAGCGGTAAAACTCGCGGACTGGACTTCTGGTCAGCCATTTGAAATCAGTGGTTATATATGGGGAGGGTTATGGTTATTTGCGAAGGCATATTTCAACATGGTATTGATGATGTGGGTGCGATGGACCTTGCCACGATTTAGGATGGATCAACTCATGTATTTGTGTTGGAAGGTGCTTACACCTTTTGCTTTGGTACTTTTGCTTATTTCCACTATTTGGAGAATGTTTATGATCATATAA
- a CDS encoding glutamate 5-kinase, with product MTDKPILVLKFGTASITTETGEPNVAVIAQIAKEISSLHKDYHVVIVSSGAVGAGKSFIKDYKGELIQRKAAAAIGNLALIGIYAKEFNKYGIQVAQSLCERKHFADRKQFLQLKSTYQELWKNNIIPIANENDVVSSRELQFSDNDELATIIAAGFGAEKLMICTKSGGLLDAKLKVIPVVTDIDKETMKLVDNKMSTSGLGGMASKLTFTKRATSVGIEVIVFGISEICGILTAFEGKSGTKFLPKSGFVSVRNKWLASGSVSTGQVILDDGAVTAIRNRKSLLSVGVKAIKGEFQVGEFIELLNAKKESIAVAKSKFASVDFDKETSVLIAHADDIVLL from the coding sequence TTGACAGATAAACCTATTCTCGTCCTAAAGTTTGGAACAGCATCCATCACTACAGAAACTGGTGAACCCAACGTTGCTGTAATAGCCCAGATTGCGAAAGAAATAAGCTCGCTTCACAAAGATTATCATGTTGTCATTGTCTCCTCGGGAGCAGTGGGAGCTGGTAAAAGCTTTATCAAAGATTACAAAGGAGAACTCATTCAGCGGAAGGCCGCTGCGGCGATAGGAAACCTTGCATTGATTGGTATTTACGCCAAAGAGTTCAATAAATATGGTATCCAAGTTGCTCAGAGCCTTTGTGAAAGAAAACACTTTGCTGATCGAAAGCAGTTTTTACAATTAAAATCTACCTATCAGGAGCTTTGGAAAAATAACATCATTCCCATTGCCAATGAAAACGATGTGGTGAGTAGTCGTGAGCTTCAGTTTAGTGATAATGATGAACTGGCTACTATTATTGCAGCGGGTTTTGGAGCTGAAAAGCTAATGATTTGTACCAAAAGTGGGGGATTGTTAGATGCCAAGTTAAAAGTCATTCCTGTTGTGACGGATATAGACAAGGAGACCATGAAGCTAGTAGACAATAAAATGTCAACAAGTGGACTGGGCGGTATGGCCTCAAAATTAACTTTCACAAAACGTGCAACTTCTGTTGGGATTGAAGTCATTGTGTTTGGAATAAGTGAGATATGTGGAATTCTAACAGCCTTTGAAGGGAAGTCGGGTACAAAGTTTTTGCCTAAATCTGGTTTTGTTTCTGTGAGGAATAAATGGCTCGCAAGTGGTTCTGTATCAACAGGTCAAGTGATATTGGATGATGGAGCTGTTACTGCCATTAGAAACCGAAAGAGCTTGCTGTCAGTAGGAGTAAAGGCAATTAAAGGTGAGTTTCAAGTTGGTGAGTTTATAGAGCTATTAAATGCAAAGAAAGAGTCTATTGCAGTGGCAAAGTCAAAATTTGCTTCTGTTGATTTTGACAAAGAAACCAGTGTTTTAATTGCCCACGCAGACGATATCGTTTTGCTGTAA